A single genomic interval of Alteromonas sp. CI.11.F.A3 harbors:
- the cheD gene encoding chemoreceptor glutamine deamidase CheD, translating into MSQDEQPISYFDNRFRKEAVKLLPGQYVATASNKVLVTILGSCVAACIYDPEKKIGGMNHFMLPELNLASELDSNLASKYGVHAMDMLIEKLITLGARKEKLVAKAFGGGKVLAGFVQQDIGRINAEFVVNYLTRENIPLLNSDLMSDYARKIYFLPDEGNVYMKRIRNFNNTSLYERESNHRVLLSQKANPDDFSLTEPDNAHQSSRGR; encoded by the coding sequence ATGAGCCAAGATGAACAACCTATCAGTTACTTCGACAACCGATTTAGAAAAGAAGCCGTTAAATTATTACCAGGGCAGTACGTTGCCACCGCGTCTAACAAGGTATTGGTAACTATTTTAGGTTCCTGCGTGGCCGCGTGTATTTACGATCCAGAAAAAAAGATTGGCGGCATGAATCATTTCATGTTGCCGGAATTGAATTTAGCCAGTGAACTAGACAGCAATCTTGCCTCTAAATATGGTGTGCACGCGATGGATATGCTGATTGAAAAACTCATTACGCTAGGCGCACGAAAGGAAAAGCTGGTGGCCAAAGCTTTCGGCGGCGGCAAAGTGCTGGCGGGGTTTGTACAACAAGATATTGGCAGAATTAACGCCGAGTTTGTTGTTAACTATTTAACGAGAGAAAACATCCCCCTATTAAATAGCGACTTAATGTCAGATTACGCCCGCAAAATATACTTTTTGCCCGATGAAGGTAATGTATATATGAAGCGAATTAGAAACTTTAATAATACCAGTTTGTATGAGCGTGAATCTAACCACCGAGTACTGCTGTCTCAAAAAGCCAATCCCGATGATTTCTCGCTAACGGAGCCTGACAATGCCCATCAAAGTTCTCGTGGTAGATGA
- a CDS encoding CheR family methyltransferase codes for MTELHEVVAQREFAYSRRDFDIIRRLLFERAGIRLADSKDAMVYSRLARRLRILKLTRFKDYLAVVADNHQEQEHFVNALTTNLTSFFREPHHFDALSTYLKQHPNTKRIWCSASSTGEEPYSIAMTVASVFGTFTPPVSIVATDIDSRVLQKAALGVYSASGIEQLPPDYRQQFFYKGKGAQLGKVRVADELRRMVQFETLNLMSPTWDIESPIDIIFCRNVMIYFDRDTQRKILSRMVKLMTPEGMYVAGHSENFTMYPELVRPMGKTIYRPVI; via the coding sequence ATGACGGAGTTACACGAAGTAGTGGCGCAAAGGGAGTTTGCCTACAGTCGGCGAGACTTCGATATAATCAGGCGTCTACTGTTTGAGCGTGCCGGTATTCGGCTCGCTGATTCTAAAGATGCCATGGTGTATAGCCGTTTAGCGCGGCGTTTACGCATTTTAAAATTAACCCGTTTTAAAGACTACTTGGCAGTGGTGGCTGACAACCATCAAGAGCAAGAGCACTTCGTTAATGCGCTTACTACCAATTTAACCTCATTTTTCAGAGAGCCTCATCATTTCGATGCGCTTTCAACATATTTAAAACAACATCCTAATACCAAACGTATTTGGTGCTCGGCCAGCAGTACGGGGGAAGAGCCTTATTCCATTGCAATGACAGTGGCATCGGTATTTGGCACTTTTACTCCTCCAGTGTCTATCGTTGCTACTGATATCGACAGCCGTGTACTGCAAAAAGCCGCATTAGGGGTTTATAGCGCTAGTGGTATTGAACAGTTACCCCCTGATTATCGCCAACAATTTTTCTATAAAGGCAAAGGCGCGCAGCTAGGAAAAGTGCGAGTGGCTGATGAACTAAGGCGAATGGTGCAGTTTGAAACTCTAAATCTGATGTCGCCCACATGGGACATTGAAAGCCCAATTGATATTATTTTTTGTCGAAACGTCATGATCTACTTCGATCGAGACACGCAGCGCAAAATTTTATCCCGAATGGTTAAGTTAATGACACCTGAGGGAATGTATGTAGCCGGTCATTCTGAAAACTTCACTATGTACCCAGAGTTGGTACGGCCTATGGGTAAAACTATATATCGGCCAGTCATTTAA